The genome window GTAAGCAGCCCGGGGCTCCGCCGGGGCGTTAAGCCTGCCATTGCTGCCAGAGCACGAAGCCCAGCACGGCGGCCACCCCAGCGTAGAGCAGGTAGGAAAGTAGGCGGCGTACCGGCCCCCGGGGGGGAGGAGCGCCCGCTTCTTGGCAACAACTCTTCATTGTCGGGCGGGTAAACCAGGAAGAAAAGGGGAAGGTGGGGGAGCGCACGTAGGCGCTCGGAGGACACGCCAACGCAAAGGCTCGCCCCGGACATAGCATAGCTATCCCGGGGCGAGCCTTTGGCACGTCAAGGAATCAGACCGTCAGGGACTGAATGAAAATCCGGATATCGGGTATTTTGGGGGCAGGTGCTCGCGGAGCACCAAAACGACCGCGTGGGTGCGGTCCCACTGGCCGGCGGCCGGCCGGAAAAAGAAGTCGGTGCTGGCCGGCAGCAGGGCCGGAGCGGACGATACTAGGTGCTTTTCACCGGGCGTCGCGAGCGCCTTGAGGATAGCGGCCGAGTTATCCTGGCAGCAGTCCTGCTGGTCGGAAGACTTGGTCGACTGGTGGTCGTGCGCGGGCTTGGCTTTCACCAGTACTTGCCCGGCCGCTGCCGGGTCGTGGCCGTGGCAGCCGGGGTGCGTGGGCTGCTTTGAAGCAGTAGCCTGGGTTTGTGGCGCGACGGGCCCCGGATTTATCGCTGCGCAGTAACACTGACCCACAAACACGTTGACGAAGACGAGCAGGAAGCTCGTCGCCAGCAAACGGCGGAACAGGAACAGGCTACGAAACATAACAGGTGCTAAGCAGCTGCAAAACTAGGCTTCTGCGCATAAAGTGCAGCACTACTCCTTTACTGTTATTTCCTGGGAAGAGTTCCAGCGCGGGCCGATCGCCCCCTGGATCCAAGGGTCAAATATGCTTTCTACAAGGCGTATGACAAGTTCCTGCCTATTGGATAATCCGCGAAGAGCGTGGGCGACCGCAAAATTATGCAAGCGTGAGACCCAATTATATAAATCGGTGTCGGCGAAGAAAGACCCCTTGCACCCCGTAACTCCCCGGCTGCAGCCCCTTTAATTAATGCTTCAGGGGCCCGCCGGCCGGTAGTTTCCCCTTGCCGAGTTGGTCCAGGGCGGCTCGGAACCCAGCCGCCAGTTGCGCCGCCGGGCCGCGACCGTAGTAGTGCAAAAACATCATCCGGGGCTGGTCGAAGAGCATGTGGTTGTGCACGGCCACCACTTCCAAGTTGTGGGCCCGCAGGACCTTAATGACGGGGTTCACCTCGTGCTCCAGCATAGCGATGTCGCCGGCAATGTGGCTATCGGCTTGCTTGCCGGCGAAGGCGGCCCAGGAGTTGAGCCCAATGGCGGCGGTCATCTCGGTGCCCATCATGATGGATTGCAGGTCGGCCCGGCCCACGGTGTACTTGTAGGTGGAACCGTTTACTACACCCGGGTAGCCCACGAGCTTATCGAGGGCCGGCAGCTCGAACAGCTCCTTGCCGGTGGGCGGACCGGCGCTGGGCGTGGCGTTGTTACCCGGCTGCGCGGCGTGGCCGCCACGGTAGACTTCGGTTGATTGGCCGGCAGCAGCTTGGAGTCTTTCAGGGCCGCAGCAAACTTTCTGGCTAGCTCGGCGGGGCTGCCCATGCCGTGGATGTGCATGTAGAAGATGCGGGGCTCCTCGTAGAATAAGTGGTTGTGCACGGCCCCAATTTCCAGCCCCTGCGCCTGAGCCGCCGACATCAAGGGATTCACTTCCTCCTGCAGCAGCACCGTGTCGCTCATGAGCATGGCCGACTTGCCGTCGAGGGTGTGCTTAATGGCCACCCAGCCGCCAAAGCCAAACGAGATGGGCACGGGCTCGCCTTTGATGGTTACCTTCAAATCGTTACGCGGCAGTGGGGTGGTATGCGTGGCCTGGGCTTCCACGTAGGTGCCTTTCTTGCCCGGCGCGGCTTCAATGGCCGCTATTTCCGCGGCCGTGAGGGTCGGGGTTTTAGCGGCGACCGGGGCCGCTCCACTAGCCGGAGCTGGCAGGGAGCCCAGCAAGACCGGGGTGGTAGCCAGCGCGGCCGTCTTGAGCCAGGCACGGCGGGAAAAGCGGGAATCAGTTATATAGCAGGGCTAGAACAGCGTTACACGGCAGTTTATACTCAGCCTACGTAGAGCACCAGCAGACAGTACAGCGGATTGGCTTTAGCCCTACCCCTATCCACCGGAACAGCACTTCAAATTATGCAAGTTTGAGGAAGGATTTCGTACCAACTCCGGGCGTAACCCGCCGTTCCTTTGTAGGGTGTTTATGGGGCCCGTTCAGTTGCTACGTTGAACCTGTCCGGCACCCTTTGCCTCTACCCTCTTATGGAACCTACCACTAAAACCGAGACCCTCGACATTGAAGGCATGACCTGCGCCTCCTGCGCCTCCTTCGTCGAAAAGTCCCTGACCCGTACGCCCGGCGTGCAGCGGGCTGTAGTCAACTTTGCCACGGAGAAAGCCACCGTGGATTACGTGCCCACCCAGGCTACTCCCGCCACGCTGAAGGAAGCCGTCGTGAACGCCGGCTACGGCGTCACCGAGCGCGCCCCCGACACCTCGGCTGCTGACCGGCAGGCTGAAATCGACCAGCAGAAGGCGCTGGCCTACCAAAAGCTTAAGCGCCGCTTCTGGGTAGCGACCGCCTTGGCCGTCGTCATCATGCCCCTGAGTATGCTCATGCTGTGGCCGGCCCTGATGGCGCGCATCAACATGCAGTGGCTCAACTACGGCCTGCTCGTGCTCACCCTGCCCGTGCTCTTCTACAGCGGCCGCGAGTTCTTTACTTCGGCCTGGAACGGCTTCAAGCACCGGGCCGCCAATATGGATACCCTCATTGCCGTGGGTACGGGCGCGGCTTTTCTCTATAGCCTGGCGGCCACGGTAGCACCCGACTGGTTTATGCGCCGCGGGCTGATGCCCGAAGTGTACTACGACACCACCGCCACCATCATCGCCCTGATTCTGCTGGGCAAGGTGTTGGAGCTGCGCGCCAAAACCCAGACCTCGGCGGCCATCAAAGCCCTGATGGGGCTGCAGGCCAAAACCGCCCGCGTGGTGCGGCCTGGGGGCCAGGAAGTGGACGTGCCCATTGAGCAGGTTCAACTTGGCGACCTCGTCGTGGTGCGCCCGGGCGAGAAGGTGGCCACCGATGGCCTCATCGAGGAAGGCCACTCGGCCGTGGATGAGGCCATGCTCACCGGCGAGAGCCTGCCGGTGGAAAAGAAAACGGGGGACCCCGTCTTCGGGGCGACCCTCAACAAAACGGGTTCCTTCCGCTTCCGCGTCACCAAGGTGGGCGCCGACACCATGCTCGCGCAGATTGTGAAGCTGGTGGAGGATGCCCAGGGGAGCCGGGCGCCTATCCAGCGCCTGGCCGACAAGGTCAGCGCCATCTTCGTGCCCACGGTCGTGGTCATTGCCATCCTCACCTTTGTGCTCTGGTTTGATCTGGCGCCGGTAGAAGCCCGTCTGCCGCTGGCCCTGGTCAACTTCGTGGCCGTGCTCATCATTGCTTGTCCCTGCGCGCTGGGCCTGGCCACGCCCACAGCCATCATGGTCAGCACCGGCAAAGGGGCTGAACACGGCGTGCTGATTCGCAACGCTGAAGCACTGGAGAAGGCTTATAAAGTGAACACGGTGCTGCTCGATAAAACCGGCACCATCACCCGCGGGAGCCGGCCGTCACGGACTTTGTGCCGGCGGATGGGCAGGACGCGGGCCAGCTCCTGCAGGTGGTAGCGGCCGTAGAGCGGCAGAGTGAGCACCCGCTGGCGGAAGCCGTGGTGCGCTACGCGATGCCCAGCAGGCCACGGTGATTTCCGCCACGGGTTTCCAGCCATCGAAGGCAAAGGGGCGCAGGCGTCCGTGAATGGGCAGGCGGTGCTCATCGGTAATGCGCGCCTACTCGCGGACGCTGACATTACCCTCTCTCCGGCCGTGCGTCGTCAGGCTGAGGAGTTGCTCACCCAGGCCAAGACTGTGTTATATGTCGCCATCAACAAGCAGGCCGTGGGTCTTATCGGCGTGGCCGACACCGTGCGCGAGTCGTCAGCGGTGGCCATCAAACGGCTGCAGGCGATGGGGATTGAGGTGGTGATGATGACGGGTGACAACCCCCAGACGGCGGCCCAGGTGGCCGGACAAGTCGGCATTAAGCGTTTCTTCGCCGAGGTGCTGCCCAGCGGCAAGGCCGGCAAAGTGAAAGAGTTGCAGGCCGAAGGGCGCACCGTGGCTATGGTCGGCGACGGCATCAACGACGCGCCCGCCCTGGCGCAGGCCGACATTGGCCTGGCCATGGGCGGGGGCACGGACGTGGCGATGGAAGCAGCCGGCATCACGCTCATGCGCTCCGACCTGAACGGCGTGGTCACGGCCATTGACCTGTCGCGGCAAACCATCCGTACCATCAAGCAGAACCTGTTTTTTGCCTTCATCTACAACACGCTGGGTATTCCATCGCCGCCGGGCTGCTGTACCCTTCTTTGGCTGCTGCTCTCGCCTATGCTTGCCGCCGCCGCCATGGCGCTAAGCTCGGTGTCAGTGCTCACCAACTCGCTGCGCCTGCGCGGCTTCTCCCCCGTTAAAAACTAAGTTTATGGATATCGCCGAAATCATCGTGACCCTGACGGGCGTGGCCCTGTCCGGGTTTGTCATCTGGTACTTCTTCTTCTCTGCGCGCCAGACGGCCAGCGCCGTCTCTTCCTCCAGCGGGGTGCAGGAGGTGGACATCACCGTCAAGGGTGGCTACTCGCCCGACGTGATTGAAGTGGAGCGCGGCAAGCCCGTGCAGCTGAGCTTCTACCGGGATGAGGAAAACTCCTGCTCGGAGGAGCTGCTCATGCCCGACTTCAGCATCCGCCGCGACCTGCCGCCTTCAAGACCACCCTGGTAGAACTGCTGCCCAGCAGCCTGGCACCTTTCCCTTCACCTGCGGCATGGGCATGCTGCGCGGCAGTCTGGTCGTTAAATAAGTGCGTATTCCTGCCATGTCGCACCACGTGAACCCCTCGCACATGCTGCCAGCGCCCGGCACCCGGCGCTTGCTGATTAAAAACATGGTCTGCCCCCAGTGCATCCGCGTGGTGCGCGAGGACTTGAGTGCACTGGGTTGCAGGTGCACCACGTGGCCCTGGGCGAGGCCGACGTGACCGTGCCCGGGAGGCCGAGCCGGACTGGGACGCGATTCGCGCGACCCTGCTGGAAGCGGGCTTTGCCCTGCTGGAAGACCCCCGGGCGCAGCTGGTGGAACAAATTAAAACCCACCTGGTCACCCTCATTCACTACCCACCACCGGGCCCGCGCCTGCTCAACTACTCGGACTCCATCGTTGAGCAGCTGGGCCGCGACTACCACTACCTGTCCCACCTGTTTTCGGCGAGGAAGGCCTCACTATTGAGAAGTTCATCATCCGCCAGAAGGTGGAGCGGGCCAAGGAGCTCATCGGCTACGGCGAGTTGACCATCGCCGAAGTGGCCAGCAGCTGGGCTACAGCAGCCCGGCTCACCTCTCGCGCAGTTTCGGCAGGTGACGGGCCTCACGCCCTCCGAATTTCAAAAGCTGGGACCGGCCAGCGCCGCCCGCCGCAGCCTGGACTCCTTGGTGTAGGTCGCTAAATTATGCAAGAGAAAAGGCCGATGGCATAAAAACCGGGGCAGTAAGCGGGGGGTTTGTATGGCTCACCCTTATCCCCCCCTTTCCCGTGAATATGTTCCGCCTTTTCCGATTGCCCTTGTTGTCACTGCTCGTTATTAGCGTCCTGTGCACGGCCTGTCAAAAGGGCCACGACATGGACGACATGGCTATGGACAGCGCCTACATGAACATCATGATGGACATGATGACGCAGATGGATGCGCAGGGTAAACGCAGGACCCCGATCACGACTACGCTGCCCAGATGGTCCTGCACCACGAGGCCGCCATCTTGATGGCGGAAGAGCAGCTGCGGACGGGCACCAACCAGGAAATGAAAACCACGGCTCAAGCCATTATTACCAAGCAACGCGCCGAAATCGCACAGTTCAACGCCTTCCTGAACGGGCACCAGCCCATGCCGCCCTTAGTTTCGCAGTTCAACCAGCTGCAGAAAACCAACATGGACAAAATGATGGCCGCCAGCGACGCCCGCAGCATGACTGGTAAGCCCGACGTTGACTTTGCCCAGCTCATGGTCGACCACCACCAAGCAGCATCGACAACTCCGAGGCCCTGCTGCAGTACGGGCGCAACTCCACCACTCGCGCCCTGGCCCAGGCCATTATTGCCGACCAGCGCCAGGAAATTGCGGCGCTCCAGAATTGGCTCACGCGCAATCGTTAGTCCCGGCTTACCCACCAACAAAGGCAGCTCCCAACGAGCTGCCTTTTTGCGTTTGGGGTGCTGGTAATGCCGCGAGCGTTGCGCCGCTCGGCCACAGCGACTGCGTAAGCGATTGATAGCCAGCGGAAATTATGCAAGCAGAAGTGGGTAGAAAATAAATCCACGGCGCTGTAGGGCCGTTTGGTAGGTATCTATGTCTCACTAATTTACTACTGCTATGAATAAGTTTTTTCGCTTCCCCCTCGCGCTGAGTTTACTGAGCGTCAGCCTCTCGATGGTCATTGCAGTAAAGATGAGGGGGGCTTGGTCCTCGTCACTCCCCACGATGCGAGCCCGTACATGCGTAACATGCACGAGGGATGGCCTGATGGAGTCAATGCAAAAAACCCAGGATCCGGACAACGATTATGCGAGCATGATGATTGTGCATCACCAGATCGCCATCAAAACAGCCAGGAAGAGCTCCGCAGCGCAAGGACAGCGAAATGAAGGCCATGGCGCAGATGATTATTGCCAAGCAGGAGGCGGAGATCGCCCAGTTTCAGGCTTTCCTGGCGGGCCACCCCGCGCACGCCCCGGCCGTGCCGGCGTTCAATATGCTGCAAATGATGAACATGACGCAGATGATGCAGGCCGTCGATCTGCGCCGGCTAACGGTATCCGATTTGACTTTGCCCAGCTCATGGTCGATCACCACCAGGCGGCCATTGAGAACTCGGATGCGCTGCTCAAATACGGCCGGGAAAATGCGACCAGGCCTGGCCGAGCAAATCATTGCCGACCAAAAAATGG of Hymenobacter radiodurans contains these proteins:
- a CDS encoding DUF1259 domain-containing protein, with product MGYPGVVNGSTYKYTVGRADLQSIMMGTEMTAAIGLNSWAAFAGKQADSHIAGDIAMLEHEVNPVIKVLRAHNLEVVAVHNHMLFDQPRMMFLHYYGRGPAAQLAAGFRAALDQLGKGKLPAGGPLKH
- a CDS encoding DUF1259 domain-containing protein, with translation MLGSLPAPASGAAPVAAKTPTLTAAEIAAIEAAPGKKGTYVEAQATHTTPLPRNDLKVTIKGEPVPISFGFGGWVAIKHTLDGKSAMLMSDTVLLQEEVNPLMSAAQAQGLEIGAVHNHLFYEEPRIFYMHIHGMGSPAELARKFAAALKDSKLLPANQPKSTVAATPRSRVTTPRPAPVRPPARSCSSCRPSISSWATRV
- a CDS encoding heavy metal translocating P-type ATPase, with translation MEPTTKTETLDIEGMTCASCASFVEKSLTRTPGVQRAVVNFATEKATVDYVPTQATPATLKEAVVNAGYGVTERAPDTSAADRQAEIDQQKALAYQKLKRRFWVATALAVVIMPLSMLMLWPALMARINMQWLNYGLLVLTLPVLFYSGREFFTSAWNGFKHRAANMDTLIAVGTGAAFLYSLAATVAPDWFMRRGLMPEVYYDTTATIIALILLGKVLELRAKTQTSAAIKALMGLQAKTARVVRPGGQEVDVPIEQVQLGDLVVVRPGEKVATDGLIEEGHSAVDEAMLTGESLPVEKKTGDPVFGATLNKTGSFRFRVTKVGADTMLAQIVKLVEDAQGSRAPIQRLADKVSAIFVPTVVVIAILTFVLWFDLAPVEARLPLALVNFVAVLIIACPCALGLATPTAIMVSTGKGAEHGVLIRNAEALEKAYKVNTVLLDKTGTITRGSRPSRTLCRRMGRTRASSCRW
- a CDS encoding HAD-IC family P-type ATPase, with product MSTRWRKPWCATRCPAGHGDFRHGFPAIEGKGAQASVNGQAVLIGNARLLADADITLSPAVRRQAEELLTQAKTVLYVAINKQAVGLIGVADTVRESSAVAIKRLQAMGIEVVMMTGDNPQTAAQVAGQVGIKRFFAEVLPSGKAGKVKELQAEGRTVAMVGDGINDAPALAQADIGLAMGGGTDVAMEAAGITLMRSDLNGVVTAIDLSRQTIRTIKQNLFFAFIYNTLGIPSPPGCCTLLWLLLSPMLAAAAMALSSVSVLTNSLRLRGFSPVKN
- a CDS encoding cupredoxin domain-containing protein, giving the protein MDIAEIIVTLTGVALSGFVIWYFFFSARQTASAVSSSSGVQEVDITVKGGYSPDVIEVERGKPVQLSFYRDEENSCSEELLMPDFSIRRDLPPSRPPW
- a CDS encoding DUF305 domain-containing protein gives rise to the protein MKAMAQMIIAKQEAEIAQFQAFLAGHPAHAPAVPAFNMLQMMNMTQMMQAVDLRRLTVSDLTLPSSWSITTRRPLRTRMRCSNTAGKMRPGLAEQIIADQKMEIKELQEWLLANKKY